Proteins from one Oryza sativa Japonica Group chromosome 12, ASM3414082v1 genomic window:
- the LOC136354562 gene encoding uncharacterized protein codes for MLDSLFIKEFLHLNVLEFSSMSLRTLLMPLPELPHGRSTSPRRPPLSPLPPAASSRLSRLARAPSGRAVASYSIAAASSPTAYPSFRAVTPGATFPPSPFSFLRASRLQPPLPPRPSAARPRRLLPRPRSHLLSLGQPSVLRGKHRRRVLAGKTVALPPLFHLRPPLSRFPCAGRRRHHLPRLRDAALHPGCSSVSPERRRPCRPPSFGRPFLLPGSSACCTITTSGIAAARSSSASFPLHPNPSAVHHRRLRSFSSSTSRRSPGSSSRGAASVIVIAAACSTPSTSPCSRCRLSSSPPRRSRSSSSSSSSRHSRSSWRSSLRRAVLVRRPRSSSEPLQPRPRLRPRLRVVKPRAGRVSPSFKDRRRSRSLAVRLRRARSSLSFPRLVAWWLVALLVCFA; via the exons ATGCTTGATTCCCTCTTCATCAAGGAATTCCTCCACTTGAATGTTCTTGAATTCTCCTCCATGTCACTTCGCACCCTCTTGATG CCCCTTCCCGAGCTCCCCCACGGCCGCAgcacctctccccgccgtcctcctctctctcccttgccgccggccgcctccagccgcctctcccgcctcgcccgagcgccgtccggtcgcgccgtcgcctcctacagcatcgcagccgcctcctctcccacggcCTACCCttcgtttcgcgcggtgaccccCGGAGctacgttcccgccgtcgcccttctctttccttcgcgccagccgcctccagccgcctctccctcctcgcccgagcgccgcccggccgcgccgtcttctccctcggcctcgcagccacctcctctccctcggtcagccctccgttttgcggggaaagcaccggagacgcgtcctcgccggcaaaacagtggcgttgccgccactgttccacctccggccgccactgtcgcgtttcccgtgcgccggccgacgtcgccaccacctccctcggctccgcgacgccgccctccaccccggctgctcctcggtttcgccggaacgccgtcgcccgtgccggcctccatctttcggccgccccttcctcctccccggctcgtcggcttgctgcaccattaccacctccggcatcgcagcggcaaggtcgtcctcagcatcgtttcccctccatccaaacccctccgcggtccatcatcgtcgtctccgatcgttctcgtcgtcgacgtcccgtcggtcgcccggctcgtcatctcgcggcgccgcctccgtcatcgtcatcgctgcggcgtgttccacgccgtccacgtccccgtgcagccgctgccggctgtcctcatcgcctcctcgccggtcccggtcgtcgtcgtcgtcgtcgtcctctcgtcattcccggtcgtcgtggcgttcgtccctccgtcgagccgttctcgtccgccgtccgcgttcgtcaagcgagccgctgcagccccgtcctcgtcttcgtcctcggctccgcgtcgtcaagcctcgtgccggccgtgtctcgccttcgttcaaggatcgccgccgaagtcgttccctcgccgtccgtctccgccgcgcccgttcgtcgttgtcgttcccacgcctcgtcgcgtggtg gcttgtagctttgcttgtgtgcttcgcgtag